Proteins from a single region of Nomascus leucogenys isolate Asia chromosome 2, Asia_NLE_v1, whole genome shotgun sequence:
- the HAVCR1 gene encoding hepatitis A virus cellular receptor 1 isoform X2 encodes MHPQVVILSLILHLADSVAGSVKVDGVAGSSVTLPCHYSGAVTSMCWNRGACSLFTCRIGIVWTNGTHITYQKDTRYKLLGDLSRRDVSLTIENTAVSDNGVYCCRVEHRGWFNDMTITVSLEIVPPMVTTTPVVTTVPTVTTVRTSTTVPTSTTVPMTTTVSMTTSVPMTTSIPMTTSVPMTTMVSTFVPPMPLPRQNHEPVATSPSSPQPAETHPTTLQGAIRIQPTSSPLYSYTTDGNDTVTESSDGLWNNNQTQLSPAHSLQTANITKGIYAGVSVSVLVLLAILGVIIAKKYFFKKEVQQLSVSFSSPQIKALQNAVEKEVQAEENIYIENSLYATA; translated from the exons ATTCTGTAGCTGGTTCTGTAAAGGTTGATGGAGTGGCAGGTTCGTCTGTCACACTACCCTGCCACTACAGTGGAGCTGTCACATCCATGTGCTGGAATAGAGGCGCATGTTCTTTATTCACATGCAGAATTGGCATTGTCTGGACCAATGGAACCCACATCACGTATCAGAAGGACACACGCTATAAGCTATTGGGGGACCTTTCAAGAAGGGATGTCTCTCTGACTATAGAAAATACAGCTGTGTCTGACAATGGCGTATATTGTTGCCGCGTTGAGCACCGTGGGTGGTTCAATGACATGACAATCACCGTATCATTGGAGATTGTGCCAC CCATGGTCACGACTACTCCAGTTGTCACAACTGTTCCAACCGTCACGACTGTTCGAACGAGCACCACTGTTCCAACGAGCACCACTGTTCCAATGACAACGACTGTTTCAATGACAACGAGCGTTCCAATGACAACGAGCATTCCAATGACAACAAGTGTTCCAATGACAACAATGGTCTCTACCTTTGTTCCTCCAATGCCTTTGCCCAGGCAGAACCATGAACCAG TAGCCACTTCACCATCTTCACCTCAGCCAGCAGAAACCCACCCTACGACACTGCAGGGAGCAATAAGGATACAACCCACCAGCTCACCATTGTACTCTTACACAACAG ATGGGAATGACACCGTGACAGAGTCTTCAGATGGCCTATGGAATAACAATCAAACT CAACTGTCCCCAGCACATAGTCTACAGACGGCCAACATCACTAAAGGAATCTATGCTGGagtctctgtttctgttttggtGCTTCTTGCTATTTTGGGTGTCATCATTGCCAAAA AGTATTTCTTCAAAAAGGAGGTTCAACAACTAAG TGTTTCGTTTAGCAGCCCTCAAATTAAAGCTTTGCAAAATGCAGTTGAAAAGGAAGtccaagcagaagaaaatatctaCATTGAGAATAGTCTTTATGCCACGGCCTAA
- the HAVCR1 gene encoding hepatitis A virus cellular receptor 1 isoform X1, translating into MHPQVVILSLILHLADSVAGSVKVDGVAGSSVTLPCHYSGAVTSMCWNRGACSLFTCRIGIVWTNGTHITYQKDTRYKLLGDLSRRDVSLTIENTAVSDNGVYCCRVEHRGWFNDMTITVSLEIVPPMVTTTPVVTTVPTVTTVRTSTTVPTSTTVPMTTTVSMTTSVPMTTSIPMTTSVPMTTMVSTFVPPMPLPRQNHEPVATSPSSPQPAETHPTTLQGAIRIQPTSSPLYSYTTDGNDTVTESSDGLWNNNQTQLSPAHSLQTANITKGIYAGVSVSVLVLLAILGVIIAKMFRLAALKLKLCKMQLKRKSKQKKISTLRIVFMPRPKTQWCSLRVYTHDCRRLNRYQHIRHL; encoded by the exons ATTCTGTAGCTGGTTCTGTAAAGGTTGATGGAGTGGCAGGTTCGTCTGTCACACTACCCTGCCACTACAGTGGAGCTGTCACATCCATGTGCTGGAATAGAGGCGCATGTTCTTTATTCACATGCAGAATTGGCATTGTCTGGACCAATGGAACCCACATCACGTATCAGAAGGACACACGCTATAAGCTATTGGGGGACCTTTCAAGAAGGGATGTCTCTCTGACTATAGAAAATACAGCTGTGTCTGACAATGGCGTATATTGTTGCCGCGTTGAGCACCGTGGGTGGTTCAATGACATGACAATCACCGTATCATTGGAGATTGTGCCAC CCATGGTCACGACTACTCCAGTTGTCACAACTGTTCCAACCGTCACGACTGTTCGAACGAGCACCACTGTTCCAACGAGCACCACTGTTCCAATGACAACGACTGTTTCAATGACAACGAGCGTTCCAATGACAACGAGCATTCCAATGACAACAAGTGTTCCAATGACAACAATGGTCTCTACCTTTGTTCCTCCAATGCCTTTGCCCAGGCAGAACCATGAACCAG TAGCCACTTCACCATCTTCACCTCAGCCAGCAGAAACCCACCCTACGACACTGCAGGGAGCAATAAGGATACAACCCACCAGCTCACCATTGTACTCTTACACAACAG ATGGGAATGACACCGTGACAGAGTCTTCAGATGGCCTATGGAATAACAATCAAACT CAACTGTCCCCAGCACATAGTCTACAGACGGCCAACATCACTAAAGGAATCTATGCTGGagtctctgtttctgttttggtGCTTCTTGCTATTTTGGGTGTCATCATTGCCAAAA TGTTTCGTTTAGCAGCCCTCAAATTAAAGCTTTGCAAAATGCAGTTGAAAAGGAAGtccaagcagaagaaaatatctaCATTGAGAATAGTCTTTATGCCACGGCCTAAGACCCAGTGGTGCTCTTTGAGAGTTTACACCCATGACTGCAGAAGACTGAACAGATATCAGCACATCAGACATCTTTGA